GTTCTTCATGGCTCAGCTGGTCAGCTACAAGAAAGCTTCATTCAGTATTACTCAACTCTTTCAAAGATTTGGAAAAGGCCAAGAAGGTATGAGTGAGCTCAAAAGAAAGAAGAGAAGTGAAGATAAAGCTGGACTGTAATATAGATTAGAAGACTCTTCAAATTATATATTTCTCTGTTGTTTCTGTGCTTTATACTCTGTTTTTTTTAACTTATTGACATACACTATAGAAACCATTCCCATTAGGTAAAAGACTAAAAAAATGATTGATTAACAGAAACTTCGACAATCAACGGAGACGTGTTAGTGGTAAACAGATGTAGCATGAATACAAAAGAAGAACTGCTAAGATGTAATACTATATGTCTGGCCACGTTCTCGACGCTAACTGAAAATGGCTGTTATAAAATGGAAAGAAGAAGAAGACAATGAGAACAACCAACCACTATCGATCTTTGAGTTCCTGCTCGAACTGGCCGAGTTTCAGGCGTATAGGCTCCAGGAACTGCTTCAAATCCAGCCTAATCCGCTGCTTCAGTTGCTGGGAAAGCTCTTTGTCATCGCTAACCTTCACATCCACCTGCTCCAATGCACAAAGTGCATACATGTATCACCATCCAATCATCCTAAACCATCCTAACCATCCTTCCCTAATCATATCAAAGTCTCTACGCATAGATGGCGTTACCTCAAGATCATCAAGCTCGCCAAATGAGAACTCAGGAATGTCGAGACTCCCCTTCACCTTCTTCATATCCTCTTCAAATGACCACTCTCCTGAGTAAATCACCAATCATGCATGCAAACAAGATGTAGTTCACATGAGTAAAGACAAACTGTAGGAACTACAAAACTCAAAATGCAGTACATCTTAATCGAAAGACTATCCACATACAATAGTGAATGAGTGGAGAGTGTTACCTTGGACTTTGAGGGAAAGCTCGTAAGTATAGCCAACTCTTTTCTTGTTCCTAACTGTCACCAAGAAAGCCTAGAGGAAGAATGGATCATCATCATCATCATCAGTTCCATAACAAACATAGAGAATAATACAAAGATGAGAAAACTCACATCTCCAACACATCTGTTAACATCAACAATCTCAGCTTTTCCAGAAGAAAAAACTGCAAAGAGCCCACTGATCGCAGCAGCTCCTGCGAGCAACGATTCGATTTCAAAGTTACCAAAGATTAATACTTTCGCCATAGAAAGCACAAAAGAACACTGAAAGAAGAAACCTTTAATCGATCAGTGGCCCATTTAGTGAGATTTTTCTCCTCCCAAGTGCCAGCCTGAGGAAACAAGAGAAGAGATGTAAAGAATGGTATAGAAGGAAGTTGAGAGATGAAAAGGAATATAGCAAAACCTGGTTCCAGAGCGAGCCGAGAGCAGGAGCATTGGGAGCGACGACGTCGTTGTTAGTGAGCTTCTGAGGAAGAGGAGGAGGAGCTGCGTCTGATGTGGCTTCTCTCACCCAATACCTGTACGATCCCTCTTTCTTCTTCTCCTCCTCCCCCTCTCGCTCCATTATTTCGCTTCCTCTTCTCTCTCTCTCCCCTTCTCTCCGATGTCTCGGGAACTTCTCAGATCCAAGTTTTCTATTATTTCGAGATTAGTTGAAGATAGTACTGTTCTCGTCAGGGCCCACTCGTGACCCAACAATCTTTTCAACTATGCTTGCTGAAGCTTCCGGGAACTCGGGAAGGTAATAATAATGAAGAAAGTCCATCCTTGAGATCCACTTGCATCTGTTTGTAACGGACCATGTTCGGAAACGCCTAGCGAGTTGATAGAAAATCTAATACCAATGAGAGTCATCAGGGATTAATTTTAAACGTTTATAGGTATAAATATTAACGAAGGATAGATGATACAAGAGAACACAGTGGGACATATGGTAGTTACTACCTTATGTACCAATTAACCAGAGTTACAGGCATTTTCTTTTCTGTCTTTTTTTTTTTTGCTTTTTCTCTTAATATGAAGATTAAAATGGTCAATTCAGTTTTCGTCTTCTTCCATCTAAATCTGGGATTTTCTGATTATAAAAATGGTGGCTTCTATTATTTTTTCAGATCTTTCATTCTTTTCCATCATTTTTCACTTAATCTAGTTAAAACTTAATAGATCTAACAAATACAAACCTGTTTTAACATAAAACTGAACAAAAAGTGGCTTTTTTTGTAACTCCGATTTATCAACCGAACTGACCGTAAACACCACGGTGAAGAGTCGCCTAGCACTTCCACGCCGAGAATCCGGGCGCCTAGACCGCATTTTCGAACATGGGTAATGGATGACATTCAGTGATTTGGATATTCTGATTTTTCGGACTTAAAACATATAATTAATTGAATCAAATTTCATGGATGTTTTGTTCATTCCTAGTAGTTTGATTTTTGGTCAAACTTTCTACATCAAATACAATTAGTGTGACAGACCTCTTTTCAGCATAAATAAAAACTAGATTGGAAAAAAAATCAGGCAATGTTACTGGTAGGATGAAATAAATATGCTTAGTAACAAACTAACAATAGTATTTCATTCTTAAGCATATGTTACATAACCTTTCTAAGAAAAAGGGGATAAAATACATTCTATAATCTTACGTTTCGTTCAAACATGTCTTTATCCTTCTGACTTTAAGATTACGTTTTGGTGCAGGATGAGAGTAACGGAATGGTGTCAGTGGCTACTAGATTTGGTCTTGATTCTTTTCTACCGCCTTAGTCCATGGCCCCCTCTACCGGTTGCATCTATTTTTCTTCAGTTAAATACCATTTTTGTGTCACGTTCTCGCCCATTGTATTTTGTATTCTACCCCACCGAACAACGAAAAGAAAAAGAGACATTTGTGTTTAACTTTCGCATTGTAACTCATAGATGCCGCTAGAACCATCTGCCCTACACGCTTCCCACGTGTCAGCCTCTCCTCCCACGGAAATCTCCTTCGTTAAATAGAACCCATCTTTCTTATCCCATTACCTCAGAGGAAATAAAATATCTTGAATCTTAGAGAAGAAGGAAAAGAGAAGAGAAGATGACGACCGAGAAGAAAGAGATGGAAGTGGTGAAAGGTCTAGACTTGGAGAGGTACATGGGCCGTTGGTACGAGGTTGCTTCTTTCCCTTCCAGGTTCCAACCCAAGAACGGTGCAGACACTCGCGCCACCTACACCCTTAACCCCGACGGGACCGTGAAAGTCTTGAACGAGACGTGGGACGGAGGCAAGAGAGGTTTCATCCAAGGCTCAGCTTTCAAAACCGATCCTAAGAGCGACGAGGCCAAGTTCAAAGTCAGGTTCTACGTCCCTCCTTTCCTCCCTATCATTCCCGTTACCGGCGACTACTGGGTGCTGTATATCGATCCTGAGTACCAGCATGCCGTCATTGGCCAGCCTTCAAGGAGTTATCTCTGGGTAGGTTTCTTTGTTTTATGATGAATAATAAAAAAAAAAAGCTAACAAGGATTGATATTGACTTATATGTGGGCTGTGTAGATCCTGAGCAGGACGGCGCACGTGGAGGAAGAGACATACAAGCAGCTGGTGGAGAAGGCGGTGGAGCAAGGGTATGATGTTAGCAAGCTTCGCAAGACAGCTCAGAGTGACACACCACCCGAGTCCGACGCTGCTCCTGACGACACCAAGGGTATTTGGTGGATCAAATCTATCTTCGGCAAATAGTTACCTGACACATTAAAAGACTTGTTTCACCTCCTTGTACTTGCTCTGTCTATGTAATATACTACCCCTTTTGTTTACTCCAGTAATGAACGTCCTACTTTTGTTGGTTTTTAAACATCTAAATCTATTTGCGTAACAGAGTAACGGAGTCCAGAAAAGAATGTGTAATAAATATTTACCATAAGAGAACTTAAACAAAAGAAATCATATAATATGGCAAAGACGGTTTGAAATTGACATTTTGTAATTCGATGACACATCACACGACTCGAGTCTTATAGAATTCCAAAGCGTTATGCAAACTAGAGACGCGGAATCAGTAGATATAAAAGAAAAACAATCTCTCTCCAAGCAAAAGTTTGGATGACTATATATATACCCGGGACACCCAGAGTTGCAGCTCACAGAATAGTACAGCATGAATTCATTTTCTTCGATTTCTTGTAGAACATCTGTTTCATCCAAAAAACCAAAATCAGTTTTTCTCGTCTCAGAGTCCACATACCTCCTCTATATATCTCCTATAAACCCAACAAGTGATATGCAATAGTTTCCAGCATGCAAAAGTTCCTCTACTTATATCTACAAAGCTTTCAAGCTCATCGCTCATATGATCCTTTCGTTTCTACCGAGTTAACCAACTAAGGCTAGGGACCGAGACAGTGAGAAAGTTAAGCAGGGAAAAGAAAAGCTAGTATGGAAATATTGTTAGAATGTTACCTGCGATGCCATGCTCAGATCTGAGCTCTTCTCCACTAGGCTGTCTAGCTTCTCACCACGGGCTAGAACGCTATCAATAGTTTTATGCTGTAACAAATAACAAATATTCAGAGGTTTGGAGAGACGGCAAAACAACTATGGTATCTGCAGGACTTTCTTGTTTTGAAGTTGCAGAAGAAACGAAGCTCATTGACAGAACATCATAACTATTTAGGGACAGCATTTATTTATGCATAATAGACCACTCTGTCTGTCGGCATGTTTAGAGAAGCTTAGGCAAAGAGAGAAGTGCACTTACAAGGATAATCTTGGTCTCATCCAACTCCCTCTGGATTTTCAACAGCTTATCAGCCTCTGCTGGGTCCTGAAGATCACAAATACAGGGCAAGAACAGAAGAACTTTAGAGACCGAATATCACTCAACGAAACCCACACAATATCAACTGAGAAGACTGTAAAGTTGGATTATTTCTTATATCTAATCAATAGAGCTAATACCAACAGTGTTTTTACAACAAGTTCCACATGAGAGAATAGAGTTACAAACCTGGAATTTGGTAAGAGCATCGCCCAAGTATGGCCAAGGCTAGTAGACTTCCATGTCTCACCAAAACTCTTCTGGTACTCATCTATAACCTGAGAAGTAAATAATTTCCTCCTGTCCTGAGTACAACCAAATTACACAAGGAGTGACTTTTGAACATAATGAATGAGAGACCTGATCGAGCAGAGAAAAGGCACTATGAAGAGGGTAGTGATCGTCCATGAATCTGTGACAATCCGTCCCACTCACTAGGATACCAGGCTCACAGCCGTGCAGCTCAATTGGTGACAGCTTGTCCCGTGGGAGTGTTGTTAAAGGGTGAAGTCTGAGTTCGAAGATATGGGGAAAAAGAATTCAATCTTTGTAATAGAGGGATATAAGATTCGAACTTTCATTTTGTGGGGAAATAGAAAGTGGTCAAAAGTCTGTGTATGTAGTGATATATGATACTTCCAGGGAAAAATAGATGGTCAACCCATTTTAATTTAACACTTGATCCTGATCCGCGCGCCAGCGCGGATATGAATTTTCAGTTTTTAATTATTTATTTTATTAAATAATGTATTTGTAAAATTCATTCATATTATATTCATTAAGTAAATATTTTTTTTTTTGCATCCTAAACTATCTATTTTTTTACGAATGTGTGATATCATATAAAAAAATATAAAAAAAATGAGTATACATAGTTAATTAGATAATTGTAAAAACATAAAATTTTCTTTCGTTTGCGATATCATATAAATAATGATCCGCCCAGTTAACAAAAATCATAATTTTTTTATGTGTAAATTAAATAATAAAAAATATAAATAAAAACCATAAATTTAGCAAATGACAACTGAGTTATATTATGCTAAAAATTTATTTCTAACAATTTAGCAAATGACAAATGAGTTATGAGCAAATAATACCATATAATTTTTAAAAACATAGTCATTCTTAAATATTTTTTGAATAAATAAATATTTTTTAATTTAATCAACTGAAAATAATATCCGTACAATTGTGTGAGTCAAATTCTAGTTTTATTGATGCATGTTATATATTAGTGCTGTATGTTTTAGGTAACATTTTAATGATGCACATTTTTTAAAATCTCCATTATTAAAATTATGCACGTAAGGATAATTCATGAGTTTTTTTGTTGATTAAATGACATTATGTCCAAATTTATTTAAGGATATTTCATTAAGGTTTAAGGTAACTGAAAAAGACAAACAATAAAATAGGAAGTTTAAATTCATTTAAGCATATTTCATTAATGTAACTGAAAAGACAAGTAATAAATTAGGCAGTTTTATTCGTTTTATGATATTTCATAAATGCAACTGAAAAAGACAAGCAAAAAAATAGGAAGTTTAATTAATGAAGTAAGAACATTTTCAAATGGGTACTTTTTTTTTTTTTTGAAACACATACTTTCATTCATTCAATGCTCTAAACATTGTTTGGTGAGGCCATTAAGGCTAGCTCAGCAGACAAAACCTGCTTAGCCAAAGAGTCTGCATCTCTGTTTCTCTCGCGAGAGATCCAGGTAAAGGAAACAAAATCAAAAGATAAAGCAACGGCTTCAATATCAGCTACAATGTCGTAAAGTTCGGCCAGCGGGTGGTCCAAGGTTAAAGCCTTGATGAGTTGTGCGCAATCAGACTCGCAGCGAATCTTTGTGAGACCAAGGTCTCTGCATTTCTCCACTGCTTCTCGTAACGCCAGTCCTTCAGCTATAAGCGGAGAGCCTACAAAACGCATCGGCGAGGAGAAAGAGGATACTCTGTTTTGTGTCTTAATAGTCCAGCCAAGCCCTGCAATTTTGTTAGTTTCATTCCAAGCTGCATCCGATCGTACCATTACACAATTATCCTGCGGAATTACTCTAACAGGTTGACTACGTCGCGGTACAGGGGCTAGCCCTTGACTGGAGTTCCACTCCCTGGCTGCTGCTATAGCCATTGACATGAAACCTTTATCCTTGAAGACCAAGCTATTTCTTGCTTTCCAAATTTGCCAGAGAATCCAGGGTGCTAGTGCTCCCATTGAGAGGCCTGTAGGAGGAAGGTTTTGTCGAGAGCATAGGCTGTTCCATTCACTCCGCAATTCTATTGTTCCGCTGTAGTCAATGCTCGGCCACACTGGTGCTGATTTCCAGACCTGTTTAGCAAAGTTGCAGTGCAAGAACAGATGATCAATAGATTCGGGGAGACCACATAATTTACACTTTCCGTCGACTTTAATCTGTCTTGCTACCAGTTGCTCACCAACCGGCAGGGCTCCATGAAGGGTTTTCCACACGAAGAGTTTTACTTTCGGTGCAGTGTGAAGTTTCCAGACGTTTTTCTTCCAATTAAAGCCTGGATTTCCTTGGGGCAGAAGTGCTTGATCCAAGTGTAGTGGTAGAGCAGCAGAGTAACCTGTCTTTGTCGTAAATTCTCCTGTTGCAGACTTCAACCACATAAGTTTATCCGGAGCTCCACTCAAGCTTGGTTTCAGAAGTCTGATTTTGTTTTCCTCAAAGGGGAGAAATTGGCGGATCTTCGCAAGGTCCCACTCATTTTTCTCTGCTAGAAAGAGATCAGATACCTTAAGCTCAACGAGAGCCTCGGGAGCATAACCCATAGGACTTTCTTTTTGGGAGAGGCTCAGCCAAGCAGAGTCCCAAACGTTGAGGCTTTCTCCGTCCCCAATTGCCCATCCAGAGTTCTCAACTATAATATCTCTTCCACTCATAATACCACGCCATCCATGAGAGCACGAGCTACCAATAGAGACCGAGAGAAAATCTCCCGAGGGACAATATTTCCCAAACAGGATCCTTCCAAGAAAGCAGTCGGGATTTCAAAAGAGTCTCCAGCTGAGTTTAGCTAAGTAAGCATCATTGATGCTCTGGATGTCTCTGAAATCTAAACCACCTT
The DNA window shown above is from Brassica oleracea var. oleracea cultivar TO1000 chromosome C3, BOL, whole genome shotgun sequence and carries:
- the LOC106329091 gene encoding outer membrane lipoprotein Blc-like; protein product: MTTEKKEMEVVKGLDLERYMGRWYEVASFPSRFQPKNGADTRATYTLNPDGTVKVLNETWDGGKRGFIQGSAFKTDPKSDEAKFKVRFYVPPFLPIIPVTGDYWVLYIDPEYQHAVIGQPSRSYLWILSRTAHVEEETYKQLVEKAVEQGYDVSKLRKTAQSDTPPESDAAPDDTKGIWWIKSIFGK